The genomic segment TAACCTGCCGTCCATTGTGGAAATGGTAATTGTTGGTCGTGCATCGCGTACCTTCCTGTCTGGTTGTTTCTCTTCAGACAATGCCAGCGCGTTGCCTTAGCTGTGACTTCTAACGCCCAGGACCTCCTACGTTCAGACCATAAGTCAGCGAGAAGCGAACTCCAAATACGCAGCAATGTCTTTGGCCTCCTGATCAGTGATCTCCCTCCGCCCCATTGCGATCATGTTCTGCCGCATTCGCTCCACCACGAGTTGCCACTCTGAGGCCGTATGTTGCTTTGGGTCAGGGAGGCCATGGCATTGCGCGCAGGTCTGGAGAAACAGAGCGGCGCCTGGTGAATCCGGTGCGGGAATCGTACCCGGAGCCAACGCGTGCATGGCGTGGGTCTTCAGATATTGCAGTAACGCTTCCTCATCCTGCGGTGTCGGGGCTTTCACCCGCATCATCATGCCGCGCATGCCGGCCATCATCCGCTCCCGAGCGAGCATGCGGCCGGCCACGCGAGGCCAGTCTTCCGCTGTATGCATGCGCGGACTGGGAAGACTGTGACATTGCGTGCAGTAGGTGTTCAGGGCTTTCGCACCTTGGCTTTCCGGGTCCGGAAGATCTTGGGCCTTGATGCCCGGCGGCAACAGCCCGCCCATCATCTGTTGCATCATCTCCTTCATGTGCCCCTGGTTCATCATGCCCTGATCTTTCTTGTCGTCCATGCCCATCATCCCCATCATGGGCATCATGCAGGAGACAAACGAACCCAGCACAAACAAACCCGCACCACCGAGGACCAAAAGAATCACTCTCAAGAATCGCCTGGGTTGCTGCTTCATGATGCGTCCTGCAAAGGCCCC from the Blastocatellia bacterium genome contains:
- a CDS encoding cytochrome c codes for the protein MKQQPRRFLRVILLVLGGAGLFVLGSFVSCMMPMMGMMGMDDKKDQGMMNQGHMKEMMQQMMGGLLPPGIKAQDLPDPESQGAKALNTYCTQCHSLPSPRMHTAEDWPRVAGRMLARERMMAGMRGMMMRVKAPTPQDEEALLQYLKTHAMHALAPGTIPAPDSPGAALFLQTCAQCHGLPDPKQHTASEWQLVVERMRQNMIAMGRREITDQEAKDIAAYLEFASR